The region ACAGTTCGTCATCGAAGGTGGGTATCCTCTGAAGGGTACGGTCCGCATCAGCGGGAATAAGAACGCCGCCCTGCCGCTCCTGGCGGCCAGCCTGCTCACCGATGAGGAAGTCATCCTCGAGAACATGCCCAACATCCTGGATGTGCGGACGATGATACAGCTCATCTCCGACCTGGGAGCGGAGGTCCGCTGGATCGGTGACGGCATGGTCGCGGTGCGCGCCAGGGAGGTGCGCAAGGCGGAGCTCTCGCCGGAGCTTTGCCGGCAGATCCGCGCCTCCATCCTGCTGGCCGGCCCCATGCTGGCCCGCTGTGGCCAGGTGGACCTCCCCCTGCCGGGCGGCGACGTCATTGGCCGGCGGCGCGTGGACACCCATTTCCTGGCCCTCAAAGCCCTGGGGGCAGAGGTGGAGGTGGACGGCGGATACTCCATGCGCGCCCACAAGCTCGCCGGCCAGGACATCCTCCTGGACGAGGCCAGCGTCACCGCCACAGAGAACGCCCTCATGGCGGCGGTGCTGGCGAAGGGCACTACCATTATCCGCAATGCCGCCTGCGAGCCGCACATCCAGGACCTGGCACATTTCCTCAACGCCATGGGAGCGCAGATCGAGGGCATTGGCTCCAATACCCTCATCGTTCATGGCGTGGACCGCTTGCACGGCACGCGCTACCGCATCTCCCCGGATTACATCGAGACGGGGAGCTTTATCGGCCTGGCGGCGGTGACGCGCAGTGAGATCCTGATACAGGATGCCGGCCCGGAGTTCATGCGCATGATCCTGCTCAAGTTCCGCCGGCTGGGGGTCGAGGTCGAGATCCGCGGCCAGGACATCTTTGTGCCGGCGGATCAGCCCCTCGAGGTCGTCTGCGATGTGGACGGCGCCGTGCCCAAAATTGACGATGCCCCATGGCCCAACTTCCCGGCGGATCTGATGAGCATCGCCGTCGTGGTGGCCACCCAGAGCAAGGGCACGGTCCTTATTCACGAGAAGATGTTCGAGAGCCGGCTCTTTTTCGTGGACAAGCTCATCGCCATGGGGGCGCAGATCATCCTCTGCGACCCGCATCGGGCGGTGGTGGTGGGGCCGACGCGACTGCACGGCGAGCAGTTGGAAAGCCCGGACATTCGGGCCGGCATGGCCCTGCTCATCGCCAGCCTGTGCGCCCGCGGGCAGAGCGTCATCCGCAACATCGGCCAAATCGACCGCGGGTATGAGCGGGTGGATGAGAAACTGCGGGCGCTGGGGGCGCGCATCGAACGGGTGCGCATCCCATAGCGCGTGCGGACGCGAAGAGGCCGGCGGAGCAAATCCGCCGGCCTCATGAGCCGTTAAGTATTTCGGACCTCTTCTGCTTATTCCCCTTTATTGCCAACCTTGGTCAAGATCGGCCGTAGGCCGATGACCTCCACCAGTTTGTCCAGCAGTTCCAGGATGAATTTCTGCCGAAAGCCGCACAAACAGGCCAGTGCCGAGGGGAACCAGCTCGACGAAACCGTCTGGATATTGATGCTCATGGCCAGCATGCCGCTGACGACAATAAGGTATATGAAGGCACCCAGCATTGCCCCCATAATGGGCTGGACCACGTACCACATGTTGTACTGGCGGTCGAAGTCCTGCTGTTCCGCCACGTGCCAATACAGGCTGTACAATGCCCCGACGACGCCGCCGATACCGCCCCAGATCATGGTGTCCCAGAAGGGCAGGATATCGCGCATGTTCAGCGCTTCGGTGACACGGGTCAAATTGCCGACCCAGACGGCCAGCGGCCGGTCGAAGGCCAGCACCAGGACGAAGGCGATGAAGAACAGGAACTCATAGCCGAGGATGATGGTGCCGTAGGTGGCGGCCCACCGCCGGCTCTCTTCCTTGCGCCGCAGTAACCCCTGTGCCTGCATGGTCAGCTTTTCCGCCTCCGTGAAGCCATCCGGCCCCCGCAGTAAGGCGGCGCGTGCCTGCTGAAGCAGGCTGGCCACATCCTCCAGCGTGTCCGACCGCGCCCCCACTTCCCGCGTCATCTGCTGGTACAGGGCGTCAATATCCTTGGTCAGGGACTGCAGGCGGGCCTGGAGCTGTGCGTCCATGGCCGGCGCGGAGGGGGCTGTGAACGCAGGCTCCGCGGCCGCGGCCGGCTCCGCTCCCTTGGTCACCTCGACCCGGGCAGTGGCGGGTGAGGATGGGGCGGCGGTGGCGCCGGCTACCGCGGCGGCCGGCACTGCCCCAGGCTGAGAGGGGTTCGCGGCGGGCGAAGCCGCGGCGGGGGAAGGGGCCGGCGTCCGCTCCTCCGGCTCCATCGCCAGCAGTTCTTCGCCCAACAGTCTCTGCAGTTCCCAATCGAGGTCAAAACGGTCACTCGAAGCGGCCTTTGCCGGCTGGCTCGGAACCTCGTCCCATTGTTTGACGCTGACCACCCTCGTGCGTTCGACCATGGATCGCATTCCTCCCATGCAAGGGTTTCGCGCCGTACGTTCTTCCGTCAGAGTTCATTATAACACAGCGTGCGGGCGAAGTACAGGGGATTACGCCCGAGGGAACGCTTTTCAATATTAAATCCGCCGGCCGGCGCGGAAAAGAGAATGGGGGCAGGTTTAATCCTGCCCCCACCTCTGCCCTGCTGGAGCGAAGGCGGAAAGGTTACCGGGCGCTGCGGGTGGACAGCACGACGGGAATGGTGCGCAGTAAGATGCTGATATCCAACCAGAAAGAGCGCTTCTCAATGTACTCGATGTCCAGCCGGACGATCTCGTCAAAGCGCAGGCTGCTGCGGCCGTTAATCTGGGCGTACCCGGTGATGCCGGGCAGGACATCCAGCCGCCGGCGGTGCCACTCTTTGTACAAATCCACCTCATAGTAAATGGAA is a window of Anaerolineae bacterium DNA encoding:
- the murA gene encoding UDP-N-acetylglucosamine 1-carboxyvinyltransferase encodes the protein MEQFVIEGGYPLKGTVRISGNKNAALPLLAASLLTDEEVILENMPNILDVRTMIQLISDLGAEVRWIGDGMVAVRAREVRKAELSPELCRQIRASILLAGPMLARCGQVDLPLPGGDVIGRRRVDTHFLALKALGAEVEVDGGYSMRAHKLAGQDILLDEASVTATENALMAAVLAKGTTIIRNAACEPHIQDLAHFLNAMGAQIEGIGSNTLIVHGVDRLHGTRYRISPDYIETGSFIGLAAVTRSEILIQDAGPEFMRMILLKFRRLGVEVEIRGQDIFVPADQPLEVVCDVDGAVPKIDDAPWPNFPADLMSIAVVVATQSKGTVLIHEKMFESRLFFVDKLIAMGAQIILCDPHRAVVVGPTRLHGEQLESPDIRAGMALLIASLCARGQSVIRNIGQIDRGYERVDEKLRALGARIERVRIP